Proteins from a genomic interval of Thunnus thynnus chromosome 5, fThuThy2.1, whole genome shotgun sequence:
- the ndrg4 gene encoding protein NDRG4 isoform X2 — protein sequence MGPGLFWNFPPKAGCTVPQSLLQTMLLSRMAGMKEQQFTEEKPLLPEQRGLDSDLDKGQEASGGPASPASPASPAPLNNPPPPSRPTHRWHVIARHWLRQTRRRTSGVLPESCEQLMPAGDWKEHDIETPYGMLHVVIRGAPKGNKPAILTYHDVGLNHKLCFNTFFNNEDMQEITKHFVVCHVDAPGQQIGASQLPQGYQYPTMDQLAGMLPTVVQHFGFKSIVGIGVGAGAYVLAKLALIFPDMVEGLVLLNIDPNGKGWIDWAATKLSGLTSALPDTVLPHLFSQEELMNNTELVQSYRQQINNTVNQFNLQLFWNMYNSRRDLEMNRSGTVLNAKTLKCPVMLVVGDNAPAEEGVVECNSKLDPTNTTFLKMADSGGLPQLTQPGKLTEAFKYFLQGMGYIAYVKDRRLSGGPVPSASMTRLARSRTASLTSASSMDGSRSRACTHSDSTEGVGTVTHTMEVSC from the exons GTTGCTGTCCAGGATGGCGGGGATGAAGGAGCAGCAGTTCACAGAGGAGAAGCCCCTGCTGCCGGAGCAGAGAGGACTGGACTCAGACTTG GATAAAGGACAGGAGGCGTCAGGGGGGCCGGCCAGCCCTGCCAGCCCTGCCAGCCCTGCCCCTCTTaacaacccccctccccccagcCGCCCCACTCACCGCTGGCATGTCATCGCACGGCACTGGCTCCGCCAGACCCGCCGTCGGACCAGCGGGGTCCTCCCG gagAGCTGTGAGCAGCTGATGCCAGCAGGGGATTGGAAG GAACACGATATTGAGACCCCTTATGGGATGCTGCATGTGGTGATCCGTGGGGCGCCAAAAGGAAACAAGCCCGCCATCCTCACCTACCACGATGTGGGACTGAATC ACAAGCTGTGCTTCAACACTTTCTTCAATAATGAGGACATGCAGGAGATCACCAAGCACTTTGTGGTTTGCCACGTCGATGCCCCGGGACAGCAGATTGGAGCATCACAGTTGCCACAAGG GTATCAGTACCCTACCATGGACCAGTTGGCTGGGATGCTGCCCACTGTGGTGCAGCACTTCGG ATTCAAGAGCATCGTTGGGATTGGAGTTGGAGCTGGAGCTTACGTTCTGGCCAAGTTAGCT TTGATCTTCCCTGACATGGTGGAGGGCTTGGTTCTGCTCAACATCGACCCCAATGGCAAAGGCTGGATTGACTGGGCTGCCACCAAG CTGTCAGGTCTGACCAGCGCCCTGCCAGATACTGTGCTGCCACATCTTTTCAGCCAG gaGGAACTGATGAACAACACGGAGCTGGTGCAGAGCTACCGGCAACAGATCAACAACACTGTCAACCAGTTCAACCTGCAACTTTTCTGGAACATGTACAACAg tcGGAGGGACCTAGAGATGAACCGCAGTGGGACGGTGCTCAATGCCAAGACCCTGAA GTGTCCTGTGATGCTGGTTGTGGGAGACAACGCCCCTGCTGAGGAGGGAGTG GTCGAGTGCAACTCCAAACTGGACCCAACCAATACCACCTTCCTAAAG ATGGCTGACTCTGGTGGACTCCCCCAGCTCACACAG CCTGGAAAGTTGACTGAAGCCTTCAAGTACTTCCTGCAGGGAATGGGCTACA TCGCTTATGTGAAGGATCGGAGGTTGAGTGGAGGGCCAG TGCCCTCTGCCAGCATGACCCGCCTGGCTCGCTCCAGGACGGCCTCCCTGACCAGCGCAAGCTCCATGGATGGGTCCCGCTCTCGGGCCTGCACCCACTCcgacagcactgagggagtcgGCACGGTCACCCACACCATGGAGGTGTCTTGCTAA
- the ndrg4 gene encoding protein NDRG4 isoform X1: protein MGPGLFWNFPPKAGCTVPQSLLQTMLLSRMAGMKEQQFTEEKPLLPEQRGLDSDLQDKGQEASGGPASPASPASPAPLNNPPPPSRPTHRWHVIARHWLRQTRRRTSGVLPESCEQLMPAGDWKEHDIETPYGMLHVVIRGAPKGNKPAILTYHDVGLNHKLCFNTFFNNEDMQEITKHFVVCHVDAPGQQIGASQLPQGYQYPTMDQLAGMLPTVVQHFGFKSIVGIGVGAGAYVLAKLALIFPDMVEGLVLLNIDPNGKGWIDWAATKLSGLTSALPDTVLPHLFSQEELMNNTELVQSYRQQINNTVNQFNLQLFWNMYNSRRDLEMNRSGTVLNAKTLKCPVMLVVGDNAPAEEGVVECNSKLDPTNTTFLKMADSGGLPQLTQPGKLTEAFKYFLQGMGYIAYVKDRRLSGGPVPSASMTRLARSRTASLTSASSMDGSRSRACTHSDSTEGVGTVTHTMEVSC, encoded by the exons GTTGCTGTCCAGGATGGCGGGGATGAAGGAGCAGCAGTTCACAGAGGAGAAGCCCCTGCTGCCGGAGCAGAGAGGACTGGACTCAGACTTG CAGGATAAAGGACAGGAGGCGTCAGGGGGGCCGGCCAGCCCTGCCAGCCCTGCCAGCCCTGCCCCTCTTaacaacccccctccccccagcCGCCCCACTCACCGCTGGCATGTCATCGCACGGCACTGGCTCCGCCAGACCCGCCGTCGGACCAGCGGGGTCCTCCCG gagAGCTGTGAGCAGCTGATGCCAGCAGGGGATTGGAAG GAACACGATATTGAGACCCCTTATGGGATGCTGCATGTGGTGATCCGTGGGGCGCCAAAAGGAAACAAGCCCGCCATCCTCACCTACCACGATGTGGGACTGAATC ACAAGCTGTGCTTCAACACTTTCTTCAATAATGAGGACATGCAGGAGATCACCAAGCACTTTGTGGTTTGCCACGTCGATGCCCCGGGACAGCAGATTGGAGCATCACAGTTGCCACAAGG GTATCAGTACCCTACCATGGACCAGTTGGCTGGGATGCTGCCCACTGTGGTGCAGCACTTCGG ATTCAAGAGCATCGTTGGGATTGGAGTTGGAGCTGGAGCTTACGTTCTGGCCAAGTTAGCT TTGATCTTCCCTGACATGGTGGAGGGCTTGGTTCTGCTCAACATCGACCCCAATGGCAAAGGCTGGATTGACTGGGCTGCCACCAAG CTGTCAGGTCTGACCAGCGCCCTGCCAGATACTGTGCTGCCACATCTTTTCAGCCAG gaGGAACTGATGAACAACACGGAGCTGGTGCAGAGCTACCGGCAACAGATCAACAACACTGTCAACCAGTTCAACCTGCAACTTTTCTGGAACATGTACAACAg tcGGAGGGACCTAGAGATGAACCGCAGTGGGACGGTGCTCAATGCCAAGACCCTGAA GTGTCCTGTGATGCTGGTTGTGGGAGACAACGCCCCTGCTGAGGAGGGAGTG GTCGAGTGCAACTCCAAACTGGACCCAACCAATACCACCTTCCTAAAG ATGGCTGACTCTGGTGGACTCCCCCAGCTCACACAG CCTGGAAAGTTGACTGAAGCCTTCAAGTACTTCCTGCAGGGAATGGGCTACA TCGCTTATGTGAAGGATCGGAGGTTGAGTGGAGGGCCAG TGCCCTCTGCCAGCATGACCCGCCTGGCTCGCTCCAGGACGGCCTCCCTGACCAGCGCAAGCTCCATGGATGGGTCCCGCTCTCGGGCCTGCACCCACTCcgacagcactgagggagtcgGCACGGTCACCCACACCATGGAGGTGTCTTGCTAA
- the ndrg4 gene encoding protein NDRG4 isoform X3: protein MGPGLFWNFPPKAGCTVPQSLLQTMLLSRMAGMKEQQFTEEKPLLPEQRGLDSDLQDKGQEASGGPASPASPASPAPLNNPPPPSRPTHRWHVIARHWLRQTRRRTSGVLPESCEQLMPAGDWKEHDIETPYGMLHVVIRGAPKGNKPAILTYHDVGLNHKLCFNTFFNNEDMQEITKHFVVCHVDAPGQQIGASQLPQGYQYPTMDQLAGMLPTVVQHFGFKSIVGIGVGAGAYVLAKLALIFPDMVEGLVLLNIDPNGKGWIDWAATKLSGLTSALPDTVLPHLFSQEELMNNTELVQSYRQQINNTVNQFNLQLFWNMYNSRRDLEMNRSGTVLNAKTLKCPVMLVVGDNAPAEEGVVECNSKLDPTNTTFLKMADSGGLPQLTQPGKLTEAFKYFLQGMGYMPSASMTRLARSRTASLTSASSMDGSRSRACTHSDSTEGVGTVTHTMEVSC, encoded by the exons GTTGCTGTCCAGGATGGCGGGGATGAAGGAGCAGCAGTTCACAGAGGAGAAGCCCCTGCTGCCGGAGCAGAGAGGACTGGACTCAGACTTG CAGGATAAAGGACAGGAGGCGTCAGGGGGGCCGGCCAGCCCTGCCAGCCCTGCCAGCCCTGCCCCTCTTaacaacccccctccccccagcCGCCCCACTCACCGCTGGCATGTCATCGCACGGCACTGGCTCCGCCAGACCCGCCGTCGGACCAGCGGGGTCCTCCCG gagAGCTGTGAGCAGCTGATGCCAGCAGGGGATTGGAAG GAACACGATATTGAGACCCCTTATGGGATGCTGCATGTGGTGATCCGTGGGGCGCCAAAAGGAAACAAGCCCGCCATCCTCACCTACCACGATGTGGGACTGAATC ACAAGCTGTGCTTCAACACTTTCTTCAATAATGAGGACATGCAGGAGATCACCAAGCACTTTGTGGTTTGCCACGTCGATGCCCCGGGACAGCAGATTGGAGCATCACAGTTGCCACAAGG GTATCAGTACCCTACCATGGACCAGTTGGCTGGGATGCTGCCCACTGTGGTGCAGCACTTCGG ATTCAAGAGCATCGTTGGGATTGGAGTTGGAGCTGGAGCTTACGTTCTGGCCAAGTTAGCT TTGATCTTCCCTGACATGGTGGAGGGCTTGGTTCTGCTCAACATCGACCCCAATGGCAAAGGCTGGATTGACTGGGCTGCCACCAAG CTGTCAGGTCTGACCAGCGCCCTGCCAGATACTGTGCTGCCACATCTTTTCAGCCAG gaGGAACTGATGAACAACACGGAGCTGGTGCAGAGCTACCGGCAACAGATCAACAACACTGTCAACCAGTTCAACCTGCAACTTTTCTGGAACATGTACAACAg tcGGAGGGACCTAGAGATGAACCGCAGTGGGACGGTGCTCAATGCCAAGACCCTGAA GTGTCCTGTGATGCTGGTTGTGGGAGACAACGCCCCTGCTGAGGAGGGAGTG GTCGAGTGCAACTCCAAACTGGACCCAACCAATACCACCTTCCTAAAG ATGGCTGACTCTGGTGGACTCCCCCAGCTCACACAG CCTGGAAAGTTGACTGAAGCCTTCAAGTACTTCCTGCAGGGAATGGGCTACA TGCCCTCTGCCAGCATGACCCGCCTGGCTCGCTCCAGGACGGCCTCCCTGACCAGCGCAAGCTCCATGGATGGGTCCCGCTCTCGGGCCTGCACCCACTCcgacagcactgagggagtcgGCACGGTCACCCACACCATGGAGGTGTCTTGCTAA
- the ndrg4 gene encoding protein NDRG4 isoform X6 produces the protein MGPGLFWNFPPKAGCTVPQSLLQTMLLSRMAGMKEQQFTEEKPLLPEQRGLDSDLESCEQLMPAGDWKEHDIETPYGMLHVVIRGAPKGNKPAILTYHDVGLNHKLCFNTFFNNEDMQEITKHFVVCHVDAPGQQIGASQLPQGYQYPTMDQLAGMLPTVVQHFGFKSIVGIGVGAGAYVLAKLALIFPDMVEGLVLLNIDPNGKGWIDWAATKLSGLTSALPDTVLPHLFSQEELMNNTELVQSYRQQINNTVNQFNLQLFWNMYNSRRDLEMNRSGTVLNAKTLKCPVMLVVGDNAPAEEGVVECNSKLDPTNTTFLKMADSGGLPQLTQPGKLTEAFKYFLQGMGYIAYVKDRRLSGGPVPSASMTRLARSRTASLTSASSMDGSRSRACTHSDSTEGVGTVTHTMEVSC, from the exons GTTGCTGTCCAGGATGGCGGGGATGAAGGAGCAGCAGTTCACAGAGGAGAAGCCCCTGCTGCCGGAGCAGAGAGGACTGGACTCAGACTTG gagAGCTGTGAGCAGCTGATGCCAGCAGGGGATTGGAAG GAACACGATATTGAGACCCCTTATGGGATGCTGCATGTGGTGATCCGTGGGGCGCCAAAAGGAAACAAGCCCGCCATCCTCACCTACCACGATGTGGGACTGAATC ACAAGCTGTGCTTCAACACTTTCTTCAATAATGAGGACATGCAGGAGATCACCAAGCACTTTGTGGTTTGCCACGTCGATGCCCCGGGACAGCAGATTGGAGCATCACAGTTGCCACAAGG GTATCAGTACCCTACCATGGACCAGTTGGCTGGGATGCTGCCCACTGTGGTGCAGCACTTCGG ATTCAAGAGCATCGTTGGGATTGGAGTTGGAGCTGGAGCTTACGTTCTGGCCAAGTTAGCT TTGATCTTCCCTGACATGGTGGAGGGCTTGGTTCTGCTCAACATCGACCCCAATGGCAAAGGCTGGATTGACTGGGCTGCCACCAAG CTGTCAGGTCTGACCAGCGCCCTGCCAGATACTGTGCTGCCACATCTTTTCAGCCAG gaGGAACTGATGAACAACACGGAGCTGGTGCAGAGCTACCGGCAACAGATCAACAACACTGTCAACCAGTTCAACCTGCAACTTTTCTGGAACATGTACAACAg tcGGAGGGACCTAGAGATGAACCGCAGTGGGACGGTGCTCAATGCCAAGACCCTGAA GTGTCCTGTGATGCTGGTTGTGGGAGACAACGCCCCTGCTGAGGAGGGAGTG GTCGAGTGCAACTCCAAACTGGACCCAACCAATACCACCTTCCTAAAG ATGGCTGACTCTGGTGGACTCCCCCAGCTCACACAG CCTGGAAAGTTGACTGAAGCCTTCAAGTACTTCCTGCAGGGAATGGGCTACA TCGCTTATGTGAAGGATCGGAGGTTGAGTGGAGGGCCAG TGCCCTCTGCCAGCATGACCCGCCTGGCTCGCTCCAGGACGGCCTCCCTGACCAGCGCAAGCTCCATGGATGGGTCCCGCTCTCGGGCCTGCACCCACTCcgacagcactgagggagtcgGCACGGTCACCCACACCATGGAGGTGTCTTGCTAA
- the ndrg4 gene encoding protein NDRG4 isoform X7, producing the protein MAGMKEQQFTEEKPLLPEQRGLDSDLESCEQLMPAGDWKEHDIETPYGMLHVVIRGAPKGNKPAILTYHDVGLNHKLCFNTFFNNEDMQEITKHFVVCHVDAPGQQIGASQLPQGYQYPTMDQLAGMLPTVVQHFGFKSIVGIGVGAGAYVLAKLALIFPDMVEGLVLLNIDPNGKGWIDWAATKLSGLTSALPDTVLPHLFSQEELMNNTELVQSYRQQINNTVNQFNLQLFWNMYNSRRDLEMNRSGTVLNAKTLKCPVMLVVGDNAPAEEGVVECNSKLDPTNTTFLKMADSGGLPQLTQPGKLTEAFKYFLQGMGYIAYVKDRRLSGGPVPSASMTRLARSRTASLTSASSMDGSRSRACTHSDSTEGVGTVTHTMEVSC; encoded by the exons ATGGCGGGGATGAAGGAGCAGCAGTTCACAGAGGAGAAGCCCCTGCTGCCGGAGCAGAGAGGACTGGACTCAGACTTG gagAGCTGTGAGCAGCTGATGCCAGCAGGGGATTGGAAG GAACACGATATTGAGACCCCTTATGGGATGCTGCATGTGGTGATCCGTGGGGCGCCAAAAGGAAACAAGCCCGCCATCCTCACCTACCACGATGTGGGACTGAATC ACAAGCTGTGCTTCAACACTTTCTTCAATAATGAGGACATGCAGGAGATCACCAAGCACTTTGTGGTTTGCCACGTCGATGCCCCGGGACAGCAGATTGGAGCATCACAGTTGCCACAAGG GTATCAGTACCCTACCATGGACCAGTTGGCTGGGATGCTGCCCACTGTGGTGCAGCACTTCGG ATTCAAGAGCATCGTTGGGATTGGAGTTGGAGCTGGAGCTTACGTTCTGGCCAAGTTAGCT TTGATCTTCCCTGACATGGTGGAGGGCTTGGTTCTGCTCAACATCGACCCCAATGGCAAAGGCTGGATTGACTGGGCTGCCACCAAG CTGTCAGGTCTGACCAGCGCCCTGCCAGATACTGTGCTGCCACATCTTTTCAGCCAG gaGGAACTGATGAACAACACGGAGCTGGTGCAGAGCTACCGGCAACAGATCAACAACACTGTCAACCAGTTCAACCTGCAACTTTTCTGGAACATGTACAACAg tcGGAGGGACCTAGAGATGAACCGCAGTGGGACGGTGCTCAATGCCAAGACCCTGAA GTGTCCTGTGATGCTGGTTGTGGGAGACAACGCCCCTGCTGAGGAGGGAGTG GTCGAGTGCAACTCCAAACTGGACCCAACCAATACCACCTTCCTAAAG ATGGCTGACTCTGGTGGACTCCCCCAGCTCACACAG CCTGGAAAGTTGACTGAAGCCTTCAAGTACTTCCTGCAGGGAATGGGCTACA TCGCTTATGTGAAGGATCGGAGGTTGAGTGGAGGGCCAG TGCCCTCTGCCAGCATGACCCGCCTGGCTCGCTCCAGGACGGCCTCCCTGACCAGCGCAAGCTCCATGGATGGGTCCCGCTCTCGGGCCTGCACCCACTCcgacagcactgagggagtcgGCACGGTCACCCACACCATGGAGGTGTCTTGCTAA
- the ndrg4 gene encoding protein NDRG4 isoform X4: MAGMKEQQFTEEKPLLPEQRGLDSDLQDKGQEASGGPASPASPASPAPLNNPPPPSRPTHRWHVIARHWLRQTRRRTSGVLPESCEQLMPAGDWKEHDIETPYGMLHVVIRGAPKGNKPAILTYHDVGLNHKLCFNTFFNNEDMQEITKHFVVCHVDAPGQQIGASQLPQGYQYPTMDQLAGMLPTVVQHFGFKSIVGIGVGAGAYVLAKLALIFPDMVEGLVLLNIDPNGKGWIDWAATKLSGLTSALPDTVLPHLFSQEELMNNTELVQSYRQQINNTVNQFNLQLFWNMYNSRRDLEMNRSGTVLNAKTLKCPVMLVVGDNAPAEEGVVECNSKLDPTNTTFLKMADSGGLPQLTQPGKLTEAFKYFLQGMGYIAYVKDRRLSGGPVPSASMTRLARSRTASLTSASSMDGSRSRACTHSDSTEGVGTVTHTMEVSC; encoded by the exons ATGGCGGGGATGAAGGAGCAGCAGTTCACAGAGGAGAAGCCCCTGCTGCCGGAGCAGAGAGGACTGGACTCAGACTTG CAGGATAAAGGACAGGAGGCGTCAGGGGGGCCGGCCAGCCCTGCCAGCCCTGCCAGCCCTGCCCCTCTTaacaacccccctccccccagcCGCCCCACTCACCGCTGGCATGTCATCGCACGGCACTGGCTCCGCCAGACCCGCCGTCGGACCAGCGGGGTCCTCCCG gagAGCTGTGAGCAGCTGATGCCAGCAGGGGATTGGAAG GAACACGATATTGAGACCCCTTATGGGATGCTGCATGTGGTGATCCGTGGGGCGCCAAAAGGAAACAAGCCCGCCATCCTCACCTACCACGATGTGGGACTGAATC ACAAGCTGTGCTTCAACACTTTCTTCAATAATGAGGACATGCAGGAGATCACCAAGCACTTTGTGGTTTGCCACGTCGATGCCCCGGGACAGCAGATTGGAGCATCACAGTTGCCACAAGG GTATCAGTACCCTACCATGGACCAGTTGGCTGGGATGCTGCCCACTGTGGTGCAGCACTTCGG ATTCAAGAGCATCGTTGGGATTGGAGTTGGAGCTGGAGCTTACGTTCTGGCCAAGTTAGCT TTGATCTTCCCTGACATGGTGGAGGGCTTGGTTCTGCTCAACATCGACCCCAATGGCAAAGGCTGGATTGACTGGGCTGCCACCAAG CTGTCAGGTCTGACCAGCGCCCTGCCAGATACTGTGCTGCCACATCTTTTCAGCCAG gaGGAACTGATGAACAACACGGAGCTGGTGCAGAGCTACCGGCAACAGATCAACAACACTGTCAACCAGTTCAACCTGCAACTTTTCTGGAACATGTACAACAg tcGGAGGGACCTAGAGATGAACCGCAGTGGGACGGTGCTCAATGCCAAGACCCTGAA GTGTCCTGTGATGCTGGTTGTGGGAGACAACGCCCCTGCTGAGGAGGGAGTG GTCGAGTGCAACTCCAAACTGGACCCAACCAATACCACCTTCCTAAAG ATGGCTGACTCTGGTGGACTCCCCCAGCTCACACAG CCTGGAAAGTTGACTGAAGCCTTCAAGTACTTCCTGCAGGGAATGGGCTACA TCGCTTATGTGAAGGATCGGAGGTTGAGTGGAGGGCCAG TGCCCTCTGCCAGCATGACCCGCCTGGCTCGCTCCAGGACGGCCTCCCTGACCAGCGCAAGCTCCATGGATGGGTCCCGCTCTCGGGCCTGCACCCACTCcgacagcactgagggagtcgGCACGGTCACCCACACCATGGAGGTGTCTTGCTAA
- the ndrg4 gene encoding protein NDRG4 isoform X5 — MAGMKEQQFTEEKPLLPEQRGLDSDLDKGQEASGGPASPASPASPAPLNNPPPPSRPTHRWHVIARHWLRQTRRRTSGVLPESCEQLMPAGDWKEHDIETPYGMLHVVIRGAPKGNKPAILTYHDVGLNHKLCFNTFFNNEDMQEITKHFVVCHVDAPGQQIGASQLPQGYQYPTMDQLAGMLPTVVQHFGFKSIVGIGVGAGAYVLAKLALIFPDMVEGLVLLNIDPNGKGWIDWAATKLSGLTSALPDTVLPHLFSQEELMNNTELVQSYRQQINNTVNQFNLQLFWNMYNSRRDLEMNRSGTVLNAKTLKCPVMLVVGDNAPAEEGVVECNSKLDPTNTTFLKMADSGGLPQLTQPGKLTEAFKYFLQGMGYIAYVKDRRLSGGPVPSASMTRLARSRTASLTSASSMDGSRSRACTHSDSTEGVGTVTHTMEVSC, encoded by the exons ATGGCGGGGATGAAGGAGCAGCAGTTCACAGAGGAGAAGCCCCTGCTGCCGGAGCAGAGAGGACTGGACTCAGACTTG GATAAAGGACAGGAGGCGTCAGGGGGGCCGGCCAGCCCTGCCAGCCCTGCCAGCCCTGCCCCTCTTaacaacccccctccccccagcCGCCCCACTCACCGCTGGCATGTCATCGCACGGCACTGGCTCCGCCAGACCCGCCGTCGGACCAGCGGGGTCCTCCCG gagAGCTGTGAGCAGCTGATGCCAGCAGGGGATTGGAAG GAACACGATATTGAGACCCCTTATGGGATGCTGCATGTGGTGATCCGTGGGGCGCCAAAAGGAAACAAGCCCGCCATCCTCACCTACCACGATGTGGGACTGAATC ACAAGCTGTGCTTCAACACTTTCTTCAATAATGAGGACATGCAGGAGATCACCAAGCACTTTGTGGTTTGCCACGTCGATGCCCCGGGACAGCAGATTGGAGCATCACAGTTGCCACAAGG GTATCAGTACCCTACCATGGACCAGTTGGCTGGGATGCTGCCCACTGTGGTGCAGCACTTCGG ATTCAAGAGCATCGTTGGGATTGGAGTTGGAGCTGGAGCTTACGTTCTGGCCAAGTTAGCT TTGATCTTCCCTGACATGGTGGAGGGCTTGGTTCTGCTCAACATCGACCCCAATGGCAAAGGCTGGATTGACTGGGCTGCCACCAAG CTGTCAGGTCTGACCAGCGCCCTGCCAGATACTGTGCTGCCACATCTTTTCAGCCAG gaGGAACTGATGAACAACACGGAGCTGGTGCAGAGCTACCGGCAACAGATCAACAACACTGTCAACCAGTTCAACCTGCAACTTTTCTGGAACATGTACAACAg tcGGAGGGACCTAGAGATGAACCGCAGTGGGACGGTGCTCAATGCCAAGACCCTGAA GTGTCCTGTGATGCTGGTTGTGGGAGACAACGCCCCTGCTGAGGAGGGAGTG GTCGAGTGCAACTCCAAACTGGACCCAACCAATACCACCTTCCTAAAG ATGGCTGACTCTGGTGGACTCCCCCAGCTCACACAG CCTGGAAAGTTGACTGAAGCCTTCAAGTACTTCCTGCAGGGAATGGGCTACA TCGCTTATGTGAAGGATCGGAGGTTGAGTGGAGGGCCAG TGCCCTCTGCCAGCATGACCCGCCTGGCTCGCTCCAGGACGGCCTCCCTGACCAGCGCAAGCTCCATGGATGGGTCCCGCTCTCGGGCCTGCACCCACTCcgacagcactgagggagtcgGCACGGTCACCCACACCATGGAGGTGTCTTGCTAA
- the ndrg4 gene encoding protein NDRG4 isoform X8, whose amino-acid sequence MPECWDGEHDIETPYGMLHVVIRGAPKGNKPAILTYHDVGLNHKLCFNTFFNNEDMQEITKHFVVCHVDAPGQQIGASQLPQGYQYPTMDQLAGMLPTVVQHFGFKSIVGIGVGAGAYVLAKLALIFPDMVEGLVLLNIDPNGKGWIDWAATKLSGLTSALPDTVLPHLFSQEELMNNTELVQSYRQQINNTVNQFNLQLFWNMYNSRRDLEMNRSGTVLNAKTLKCPVMLVVGDNAPAEEGVVECNSKLDPTNTTFLKMADSGGLPQLTQPGKLTEAFKYFLQGMGYIAYVKDRRLSGGPVPSASMTRLARSRTASLTSASSMDGSRSRACTHSDSTEGVGTVTHTMEVSC is encoded by the exons ATGCCTGAGTGCTGGGATGGG GAACACGATATTGAGACCCCTTATGGGATGCTGCATGTGGTGATCCGTGGGGCGCCAAAAGGAAACAAGCCCGCCATCCTCACCTACCACGATGTGGGACTGAATC ACAAGCTGTGCTTCAACACTTTCTTCAATAATGAGGACATGCAGGAGATCACCAAGCACTTTGTGGTTTGCCACGTCGATGCCCCGGGACAGCAGATTGGAGCATCACAGTTGCCACAAGG GTATCAGTACCCTACCATGGACCAGTTGGCTGGGATGCTGCCCACTGTGGTGCAGCACTTCGG ATTCAAGAGCATCGTTGGGATTGGAGTTGGAGCTGGAGCTTACGTTCTGGCCAAGTTAGCT TTGATCTTCCCTGACATGGTGGAGGGCTTGGTTCTGCTCAACATCGACCCCAATGGCAAAGGCTGGATTGACTGGGCTGCCACCAAG CTGTCAGGTCTGACCAGCGCCCTGCCAGATACTGTGCTGCCACATCTTTTCAGCCAG gaGGAACTGATGAACAACACGGAGCTGGTGCAGAGCTACCGGCAACAGATCAACAACACTGTCAACCAGTTCAACCTGCAACTTTTCTGGAACATGTACAACAg tcGGAGGGACCTAGAGATGAACCGCAGTGGGACGGTGCTCAATGCCAAGACCCTGAA GTGTCCTGTGATGCTGGTTGTGGGAGACAACGCCCCTGCTGAGGAGGGAGTG GTCGAGTGCAACTCCAAACTGGACCCAACCAATACCACCTTCCTAAAG ATGGCTGACTCTGGTGGACTCCCCCAGCTCACACAG CCTGGAAAGTTGACTGAAGCCTTCAAGTACTTCCTGCAGGGAATGGGCTACA TCGCTTATGTGAAGGATCGGAGGTTGAGTGGAGGGCCAG TGCCCTCTGCCAGCATGACCCGCCTGGCTCGCTCCAGGACGGCCTCCCTGACCAGCGCAAGCTCCATGGATGGGTCCCGCTCTCGGGCCTGCACCCACTCcgacagcactgagggagtcgGCACGGTCACCCACACCATGGAGGTGTCTTGCTAA